One Eriocheir sinensis breed Jianghai 21 chromosome 32, ASM2467909v1, whole genome shotgun sequence genomic region harbors:
- the LOC127006448 gene encoding rab-like protein 2A: MKDKDEEKEKQTKEGDGGEKTAKGEGEGGNNKEEASTGGGGKEEALKDSEGESARLDYDKKTSRGELAVKVICLGDSAVGKSKLVERFLLDGYQHQQLSTFALTLHRYRTNVNGTDVLVDFWDTAGQERFQTMHPSYYHQAHAAILIFDGTRKITYKNLPAWYKELRDHRPEIPVFCAVNKIDENTDIAGKSFAFPERHKLPFYYVSASTGANVVRLFRDAISAALEYKKNPTDVTDQIMEELEMQE, from the exons ATGAAAGATAA agacgaggagaaagaaaagcagacgaaggaaggagatggaggagagaagacagcgaaaggagaaggagaaggagggaataataaggaggaggcaagcacaggaggaggaggaaaggaggaagcattAAAGGATTCGGAAGGGGAGAGCGCTCGTCTTGACTACGACAAAAAGACGAGTCGGGGAGAGTTAGCGGTGAAGGTGATCTGCTTGGGCGACAGTGCGGTGGGCAAGTCCAA GCTCGTGGAGAGGTTCCTGCTGGACGGATATCAACACCAGCAGCTGTCCACCTTCGCCCTCACCCTTCACCGATACCGGACAAATGTGAACGGGACGGATGTGCTTgtgg atTTTTGGGACACGGCCGGACAGGAGCGATTCCAGACCATGCACCCCTCCTACTAccaccag GCCCACGCAGCCATCCTCATCTTCGACGGGACACGGAAGATAACCTACAAGAACCTTCCCGCATGGTACAAGGAACTACGCGATCATAGGCCTGAAATCCCGGTGTTCTGCGCAGTCAACAAGATCGACGAGAACACGGATATCGCCGGCAAGAGCTTCGCCTTCCCGGAGCGCCACAAGTTGCCCTTCTACTATGTGTCGGCGTCCACGGGGGCCAATGTGGTACGGCTGTTCAGGGACGCGATCTCGGCAGCGCTGGAGTACAAGAAGAACCCGACCGATGTGACGGATCAGATTATGGAGGAGCTGGAGATGCAggagtga
- the LOC127006341 gene encoding NADH dehydrogenase [ubiquinone] 1 alpha subcomplex subunit 13-like, translating to MAAPTQDLPPRGGYAPINFTRIPARSYFNGYQLFAGFGVVTAMGCYLYYKTYKQIRQEDIEMRSGQLALEPMMMAERDREFLKQLKRNRDEETKLMANVEGWEVGTYHGEPIYKTVPKDTFVDPLIQEYFAHGPSKAYTKNAFFSLFT from the exons ATGGCGGCGCCGACCCAAGACCTTCCTCCCCGGGGTGGCTACGCGCCCATCAACTTCACCCGGATCCCCGCCAGGTCATATTTTAATG GGTACCAGCTGTTCGCCGGCTTCGGGGTGGTGACGGCAATGGGCTGCTACCTCTACTACAAGACCTACAAGCAGAttag ACAGGAGGATATAGAGATGCGCAGCGGACAACTGGCGCTGGAGCCGATGATGATGGCGGAGCGCGACCGGGAGTTCCTCAAGCAACTCAAGCGGAACAGGGACGAGGAG ACCAAGCTGATGGCCAACGTCGAGGGCTGGGAGGTCGGCACATACCACGGCGAGCCCATCTACAAGACCGTGCCCAAGGATACCTTCGTCGACCCCCTCATCCAGGAGTATTTCGCGCACGGGCCCTCCAAAGCTTACACCAAGAacgccttcttctccctcttcacctaa